The sequence CACGACGCTCAATCCTAAACTAAAGAGAGCGATAGGCTTGCCCCAGCGACTCATCTTTTTCATACGGTCAACTCCTCATCTCACCAAAAAGTTTTTGTTGAAGACTTCAGGACAGAAAAACCGATTGACGGTAGAACCAAGTTTTTGAAGATGGCTAGGCTTCCGTTGCCAAGCATCCCTATTCAGATTTGACGCTACCGAGCATCAGGATCGTCAATCTTTTAGAAGTCTCGTTGTCAAATAGCATACAAGTAAAGATTAATCTAAATCATCGGAAAGAAGGCAGAAATGTCAAGCTTCGGGCGATCGCTTTTTGGGATTCCCCTCACCTGGTCAGCCCAAGGCGATCGCGTTTACTCCTGAAACCAAGCCGTCAACGCGACAGCAAGGGCATCGGCGGCATCATCCGGCTTGGGAGTGTAGTCCAAATTTAACTCCCGCGCCACGGCTTGCTGCACTTCGGACTTATCAGCATTTCCCATGCCCGTCAGCGCTTGTTTAATTTGGGCAGGCGTAAACTCAACAAACGGAACCCCGTGCTGTGCCAACACCAACATCAACACCCCCCGTGCTTGAGCCACGACAATCGTGTTTCCCATCCGATAAAAAAACAATTTCTCGATTGCCACCAAATGGGGTTGACACTGCTCCATCAATGTATGCAAATCGTCGTAAATCGTGCGGAGTCGCTCCCCCATCTCCGTCTTTGCCGAGGTCTGAATCACGCCAAAATCTAGTAGACTTACCACCTCAGACGCAGTTTCTACTTGGCGCTTCGCGCGATCTGCAGCTGCGGCATAATCTACCTTTTGGCAGACAATTGTCCCAAATCCTAATCTGGCAAGTCCGGGGTCTAGTCCTAAAATTCGCTTTTCCATCTAGCCTAGCTTTGGGGATTCACATCACTGGGGAACTGCAATCGGTAAATTGAACGCTTAGAAGCGACAAGCGGGTCTAATCACTCAGTCGTAACACCTTGATTCCTGATCCAAGCAGCGAACCGTCGCAACCTATCATAAGCTGAGTTGAAAAATCCCCTCCTCTGTTTCTTAGTTTCGTATGTCAC comes from Coleofasciculus sp. FACHB-1120 and encodes:
- the ruvC gene encoding crossover junction endodeoxyribonuclease RuvC, which produces MEKRILGLDPGLARLGFGTIVCQKVDYAAAADRAKRQVETASEVVSLLDFGVIQTSAKTEMGERLRTIYDDLHTLMEQCQPHLVAIEKLFFYRMGNTIVVAQARGVLMLVLAQHGVPFVEFTPAQIKQALTGMGNADKSEVQQAVARELNLDYTPKPDDAADALAVALTAWFQE